A part of Verrucomicrobiota bacterium genomic DNA contains:
- a CDS encoding SDR family oxidoreductase: MHTDKTHKAPRVIVVTGASAGLGRAIAQAFARSEGARIGLIARGRDRLEAAKRDVEKLGGRALVLPADVADAEAIGAAAEQVEAELGPIDVWVNDAMTGVFSPVKEMTAAEFKRVTEVTYLGFVNGTLAALKRMLPRDQGCIIQVGSALAYRGIPLQAAYCASKHAIQGFMDSLRCELIHDKSRVRVTMVQMPAMNTPQFEWVKSRLPKRAQPVPPIFQPEVAAEAVVYASHHNRREIYVGMPTVKAIIANKFFPGLLDHYLARTGYEGQQTDEPEDPNRPYNLCEPVPGDYGAHGRFSARARNFSPQLWTDLHRDGLATLALIGLAALGAAAFMKKNAD; the protein is encoded by the coding sequence ATGCACACTGACAAGACTCACAAGGCTCCAAGGGTAATTGTGGTCACGGGCGCGTCGGCCGGCCTGGGCCGCGCAATCGCGCAAGCCTTCGCCCGCAGCGAAGGCGCCCGGATCGGCCTGATCGCGCGTGGAAGAGACCGCCTGGAAGCTGCGAAACGCGACGTGGAAAAGCTGGGCGGCCGGGCACTGGTGCTGCCCGCAGATGTTGCCGATGCGGAGGCGATTGGAGCGGCGGCTGAGCAGGTGGAAGCCGAACTGGGCCCCATCGACGTGTGGGTCAATGATGCCATGACGGGCGTCTTTTCGCCGGTCAAAGAGATGACCGCCGCCGAGTTCAAACGCGTGACCGAGGTTACCTATCTCGGTTTCGTGAACGGCACGCTTGCCGCACTGAAACGGATGCTGCCGCGGGACCAGGGCTGCATCATTCAGGTCGGGAGCGCCCTGGCCTACCGCGGCATACCGTTGCAGGCAGCCTATTGCGCGAGCAAACATGCCATCCAGGGCTTCATGGATTCATTGCGCTGCGAATTGATCCACGACAAAAGCCGGGTCCGCGTCACGATGGTGCAAATGCCGGCGATGAACACCCCCCAGTTTGAGTGGGTCAAAAGCCGCCTGCCGAAGCGGGCCCAGCCGGTGCCGCCGATTTTCCAGCCCGAGGTGGCGGCCGAAGCGGTCGTGTACGCTTCGCACCATAACCGGCGAGAAATCTACGTCGGCATGCCGACGGTCAAGGCCATTATCGCCAACAAATTCTTTCCCGGCCTGCTGGACCATTACCTGGCCCGCACCGGCTACGAGGGCCAGCAAACCGATGAGCCGGAGGATCCGAACCGGCCGTACAACCTTTGCGAACCGGTACCCGGCGACTATGGCGCCCACGGGCGTTTTAGTGCACGGGCGCGCAATTTCAGCCCGCAACTCTGGACGGACCTCCACCGTGACGGGTTGGCGACGCTGGCGTTGATCGGGCTGGCGGCGTTAGGCGCGGCTGCGTTCATGAAGAAAAATGCCGATTAA
- a CDS encoding haloacid dehalogenase type II, with product MRLTDFKVLSFDCYGTLIDWETGITEALQPLVARSGQALSRDEVLEAFARHEAAQQAATPAMIYSKLLGAVHSRLALDWGIEPDAEESEAFGRSVPRWPEFADSPAALHYLKQHYKLVILSNVDRESFIGSNARLQVEFDYVFTAQDIGSYKPDPHNFEYLIENLRLAGYEKHEILHTAESLFHDHLPANKAGLASAWIYRRHAQAGFGATHPPEKIPNYDFRFQSLGEMAKAHREALRSGRERPAG from the coding sequence ATGCGACTTACGGATTTCAAAGTGCTGAGTTTCGACTGTTATGGCACCTTGATAGACTGGGAGACCGGAATCACCGAGGCGCTGCAGCCCCTTGTTGCCCGATCCGGACAGGCGTTGAGCCGCGATGAAGTGCTCGAGGCGTTTGCCCGTCACGAGGCCGCACAGCAGGCGGCGACGCCCGCCATGATCTATTCAAAGCTCCTGGGCGCGGTGCACTCTCGCCTTGCCCTTGACTGGGGCATAGAGCCAGACGCCGAAGAAAGCGAGGCGTTCGGACGCTCGGTTCCCCGTTGGCCCGAGTTCGCCGATTCGCCGGCCGCACTTCACTACCTGAAGCAACATTATAAGCTGGTCATCCTTTCCAACGTGGATCGTGAAAGCTTCATAGGCAGCAACGCGCGACTGCAGGTAGAGTTCGACTATGTCTTTACGGCTCAGGACATCGGCTCCTATAAGCCGGACCCGCACAATTTTGAATACCTGATCGAGAACCTTAGGCTTGCCGGGTACGAAAAGCACGAGATCCTGCACACCGCCGAGAGCCTCTTCCATGATCATCTCCCGGCGAACAAAGCAGGGCTTGCCTCCGCCTGGATTTATCGGCGCCACGCCCAGGCAGGCTTTGGCGCGACGCATCCACCGGAGAAAATTCCCAACTACGACTTCCGGTTTCAGAGCCTGGGAGAGATGGCCAAAGCGCACCGGGAAGCGCTGCGTTCGGGCCGTGAGCGGCCGGCGGGATGA